A window of Tachypleus tridentatus isolate NWPU-2018 chromosome 7, ASM421037v1, whole genome shotgun sequence genomic DNA:
gtggttagggagttcGACTATAATTTTTAAGgttgaaggttcgaatccctgtaacaccaaacatgctcgccctctgagtcgtgggagtattataatgcgacggtcaatcccactattcattggtaaaagagtagcccaagagtcggcgataggtgttggtgactagctgctttccctctgatcttatactgctaaattagggacagccaacgcagatagctctcgtgtagctttgcgcgaaattcgaaacaaataatcaataattCTTGTCACGTGTGTATCTTTTTAATATCCAGCTGATGTTAACATGGATAATAATCCTCATAATATGTGTCcgcttttaatacccatatcatgTTAATATGAAGGATAACCGTTGTCAAGTTTGTGctttttttaatatctgtttgaTGTCAATCATATTTTCGTGTTTGTCTGACCTTTTCggactatatatatacatacataacgaTTTCACACTACATACCTCTTTAAAGGCATCAATCATGGATTATAACTGAGTAACTTGACATCTTTCTATCTTAATTTACAACACGTTATGGATCGTAACCGAATGGAAGAACATCACAGACcatattgtttcattgttaacaTCGCAGCTGGATAATTTCATTGTTCACATTTCAGATTGGATTATTTCACAGACTGGGTTGTACTAATCACCCTACTCGTGTCTCTTCGGTTATTACATTCatctagttttttttataaatgttttctttaagttTTGAAACTAATTTTAAGACTATCTGCAGGATTCACCAGAGTTTCTTGCTTCTTAATCACTCTAAACAAACTTTTTTCGTCAACACCAGAAAATACTGATTTGATTAAGTTCAGTGTAAACGACATCTTGAACGACTTATGTCTGTGTCAGATCTAacagtgttgttttattatacagattTATACCGCGATACACATGTGGCTAATATTTGAAAGTCTCAacctttttaatgtaaaatacacaTGACAtcagaataattttaatgatttgttaACTGCAAACTTTAATTCGTCTTATACGGCCGTACATCACAAGGTAAACAGATATTTGAgggtattaaaaaattaaacaatatgtttgaaacatatatatttaggCCTAATAGAACATGACCAGTAAAGTTTAAAAGAGCCGGTGAAGATAACGTCCTATGGAAGAAGGATCGTTGCAATCAGGAAGATGTTGACCACCGGAAGAGATGCATTCTTCAGCGCATTGTTGACCCAAAAAATAACCTCCGTACATCTTCTTGCACTGGCCACAGtttctaagaaataaacaaaacattacaagtttagaacaaaaaaatcaatttcaaataGACAACATACCAATGTGCACGTTgtaaaattctaatattttacagTGACCATATAACTCTAATAAGAACACCTTGTTTagcagcacagcggtatgtctgcagacttacaacggtaGAAACTGGGTTTAGACACGCGTGGTGAGAAGAGCAAGGGGAATCctattgtgaaactttgtgcttagcttcaaacaaacaaaaaacaaaactaatgtgtCTTGCAATTTGCGACTTCAAAAGAAAACGTAGTTTAGGCCTAGTGTATTCTAACTTGTAGAATAGTTCAGCATAATTACACACGCACATAACTCtcattttaattacaatacacTGGGGGGTCAATTACGGGTTGtagggaatgtttgtttttgaatttcgcgcaaagctacggaagggctatctgcgctagctgctcctaatttagcagtgtaagactagaggaaaggaagctagtcatcaccatcccccaccaactcttggtccattcttttaccaacgaatagtgggattgatcgtaacattataatgccaccaaggctaaagggcgaacatgtttgatgtaacggggattcgaacgcgcgaccctcagattacgagttgacaGCTTTATTACTTTTTTTGCTTCTGCTTccaaccaaataaaaaaaaaatcccatttaCTAGTAATGTATCAGTCTTATTTAAGAAAGTGTAAAAGTTACGCCTAGCTCATGTATCAAACTACACCTGTTAATTATTTCATCACGTGgaaattgtttttgctaatgatCAAGAAATAAGCAAACACAACTGTCTCTAGACCCACTTGGTACAAAGAAAAACtaattaacttaataaaatcCTCTGAAAGCCAAAGTAATTACAAGAAACTTAATCTGTGAAACGAGGGATACCCTAACGCTGAGATGGAAGGTATATgtagaaaatttgttttaaacaatttaacttTTTAGAATTATGAGCCATGATATACAAGATTAGCTATAATAGTTGTGTAGAAATTGAAATTAACTGAGCAACCTGAACAGCACCTGATGTGCATGAGGACTAAACAGCCAGATCACGGTATGTAGGATAAAGGagtagccatccataattttgtaCTATTGACCagtggaaaggcagctaatcagtTACCACcatccacattaaaaaaaaaaaaaaattagggttCTTTAAACTAAGTAACTGGCTGCCACTTCATAACGCTCCCACATTTGAAAATGCAAAGCGTGTTCAACCGAATTCATTCTCGAACCTTAGACCCTTAAATACTAAATACTAGGATATACTCGGGccagaaaagaaaatgaatatattcGTTACATTcacaaatatatagaaaataataacagcCTGACTTTCTCTCTTTCCCTCAGACTAATATACTTGAATATATGTTTGTAAGAAAAACTACTGGTAACTGAACAAAATGGAAATTATATCAAAAGtcgataaaaacaaacaaacttacattatGCAAATTCCAACAGATTTTGTCACAACAAGCTCTGACGTCATGATTAAGAAAAGGAAAGTTACCAGTCGAGCGTGTAGGATACTTAGGTTCATTTTGAACGTCTTTGCCTACGATGTAATGACGTCagtctatataaaaaaataacaaaaatttattaatcaGAATAACGTACTTTTAGTAATAATCGTTAGAAGTTTCAGAAGAAAAAActaccatttttttttcattttttggccATCTTATCTCCAAGTGAAATtaggaaaacagttttttttcacattaaataaaGCTATTCTTGTTACTTAGTTAGTTActttaagtacaaagcaacacgaCCCACCTGCATATCGAAACCCAATTGTCAACATTATAAACTTTCAGAATTACTGCTGATccaccaggtggttaaggcattcaactcgtaatctgatggttgcgagttcgaattcccatcaccaagtatgctcgccctttcagccatggaggcattataaagtaatggtcaatctcacttttaattggtaaaagaaaagcccgaGAGCTGgtggtggacggtgatgactagctgcttttcctctgatcttacactgctaaattaaggacggctagcgcacataaccctcgtgtaactttgcgcgaaataaagaAACACAAGCCACCAGGGAGGTAaatgcagtttgtttattttagggaaacctacacaatggactatatgtatATGCGCTCTTCTCACCAAGGGCTTTGTGAATTCTACATAAAGTCATGTTTATCCGGATTATCAAGTCTAGaacaaagatttgtttttcatataaagaGAGCGTTGTTACGTATTATTGGAAAGTAAGAACTTTCAAtcgtagtttgtttttttattattcaaaaggcTTGAAATTGCTTAGTGTTATTGTGTCAGAATGTGCCTCAAAAAGCCCAAGGTTTAAGCTTGCGATATCCCGCTGAACATGCTCTTTCTTGTTTTGTTGAAGACATATTATAAGAGTGGCAATCACTCACACTATTTAACAGTGACCATGTAGGCGAAGGATGCTTCTCACTGGTTATCCTTCACTGTTCAGAAGTTCTAAATTATGTACGTCTATGGCTATACCTTGGTGTTCTAGCACTATTCGTTTGTCCCATGCATTACATAAAGTTGAAAACACCAAAAGCTTGTAGTTAACGTAGGTAATTAGGGATAATGTTCATTTCttatttccattttcttattaGTCCGGGCACAGCCTAATGGGAAGCCTGCTCGAAATGTGAACCATTGACTTTGTTGCTCTTGTCCCGTTcttgcaagaaataaaaaaaaaaaaatcgctccACACTTATAGGCTAAGGGTGCattataaaagaaacagtcaATTATCACTACTTGCCTACCCTATAGTCCGTCCCTTCAATTGCTCAACCACTGTAGCGCTTGTATCAatggagtatatatatatatgtacaaaaaattaAGCTCGTTTTGTCTAATTTGATCAGTAACTCGACTTTCTAGAAGTATTTATTGAGTTTATCgtttaaagtttttcattttatattcgaTCCTAAGGTTGAACAAGATTACctgaaatatattaagtatttccTTACGAAGccgaataaataacataataatatacaaagaatCAAATATATAAAACCGAAGAAAACAACTAGGACAAAGATTCCAAGGTCAATTGTTATGAAATCTGAAATGGATACGGTTTCTTAGTCCAATGATGTATTTTAGAGCATTTTTAAATCAAATCCTAATCAAATAGTTTCATGTGGTATTTTAACAATAGCATGATAACCAAGAGCTATTCTTAAAGAATACTTCCTGTTAAGTGTATGAATAAATTAAACTCTGTtgttaaaacaaaagaacaaccGATTTCAATGCTTTGAGCATTTGGGTAGGAGAACACCCACTAATGTTCGTCGAGTTCATCATTTGCTTACATCAGCTATGTAAGCCCATAAACTTAGATCTTTCTCAGCGATAGACTTTTGTTTTATCGTTTCTGTctttaatttattctttaaaacgcAGTAATACATGGAATACCTGTTAAGATTGTTTAGGAAGATAAACTTGTCGAAAACGAAGTTATCCATTTATAAAGTCGGTACTTAAAAATGATAATgttagtttcagttttgttttctcatattagagaaatataaatgtttcctATGGAAGTTACACGAATTGATTTTGAAGAGTAAATGTCATTAGACTGATATTTTGGTAAATGTCCAATAACAATCGAGAATTATATCTAGTGACCTTTACTGACCTGAAAGCGAAGAAGTACGAGTCTTTCCAGAAGGAAGATTTGATGTCTTAGCCCTACGTGAATATTCTGGATAAATAAGTCACCTTTTACTCTGTTTTATAGCAACTCCCTGTTGACTCCTTTAACAAAATGTCATTGTGCATATTTAGTCTATAAAGATGTAACGACCATTCATGATAGAAGCGGTAAAGACAAAGACTGGCGATTGGAGAACTGTTGTTGAACGTGGGAACAAACGCAAGTCAGCTGAAAACCGACTGTAGGAGCATGTGCAAAATGTTCATTCGCAATCCACATCGCATAATTGTGTTCTAGTTACCGGTCTTTGGAGGCTACAGCCCGGTATGTTTTATGTTGAAGAATAAGTTGGACAGTGCGGTCACATGTTTAAACTGCCCAATAAACTTCTTCGACGTATTGTCTCACTGTGATAAATATTTCCACTGCTACAtcagttattttggttttagtaaACTAGtttattctttcactgctaacgACAGTACTTTTTACCTTGTCTTCAGTAACCTTTTTTAAGTACAGTAAATGTATATAGGTGATTACAAGAGATCTTATAATGTTTCCTTTTGGTTGCTGGGATCAAAGGTCCAGTTGATGACTCACAGTGACCTCTAGGTGTCAGTCAAACTCCTCCCATCTCCTTGTCGCCTAACACTTACATATTAAGTTGTTTCAGAAGATCATTCACTGAAGATATGAACTGATTTCTCGTTCTGagtgaaataataactttatatatgcCAGCTGAGATTTTCTGATTTAATCAAAAAATTACATTCGATAGTAATTTTCTGGTATTGCTAAAGAAAACAAAGTCGTGTGTTCATGAAGTAATATCTCATATAAAAGCACAGTCGTGTGCTCAAGAaataatatcacatataaaagcACAGTTATGTGCTCATGAAgtaatatcacatataaaagcACAGTTGTGTGCTCATGAAgtaatatcacatataaaagcACAGTTGTGTGCTCATGAagtaatatcacataaaataGCAAAATCATACGATCCTGAAATATCATTTCTCATACAAGTCCAGTTTAATCAGAGCGAAGTTTATTTCAGCTTagagtatatttttataactgtttttgaGTGTAAagtcatgaaatatttttgtttaatttagtcTAAATAATATGTTTAAGACGTATAGGAGAAGTCTTTGaattacatctatttctcttagcTGTGGAAAACAACCTTtataatattttgtcaaaatGTTGTCCTGCTACGAAAAAGACAAACTTAATGTCGTCTAAATTGTTTATGGTacttttgaacaaaatataaaggATTATATAATCTAATTCTCTGTTGGCTACTTCAAGCTTTAATGTGAAGAACGTATATACCATTAAGGACGGCAGTTCAGAAATTTAGGTAGTAATCTTGTTATATTGAGTGCtttttcaacaacataaaaatacattaaaagatCTTGTTTTTATCTTGTTACACGTTATTACTTTACCCCAGCTATCACCTCTCCTACTGATGTGAAGGGCAGAGACAGACGTCAAACCGTTTCAACAAGGAACCTGGAAACTGAACGACTTTTTCTGAAAATTTTGATCAAAAACGTCAACTGTTAATGGCTGCTCTTGTCGAACCTTTCACAAacagggctacctgtgctagtcgTCTTTAATTCTCCTTTCAAGTTCTTCTTCACCTACAACCCACCCGAAATCAGAGCATAATAATCTGAAATCGTTTtgagtatatttaattattgcAAACTACCTGAAAGACGCGTAATTTTCACGTTTTGTCTCTATATATATTTGtggaaacatttaaatatttgttgcttAAGCAATAAGCTACATTACGAGTTGTCTGTACTGGGTCCACCGAGAGTatgaaaacccagtttctaatatCTAGAGACTTACCGCTGGGGAAACATTCAGACTGCAGTACGTGGTATAGTACCGGGCATGGTCTGATGGGTTAGCATGTCAGACTGTGAGTTCCGGAGGCTTATGATTCGTATCCCGAATCCGAAAAATTGCGCTCTGCAACATGGGACGTCGAGtgctttataagagtgacggtcaattctCACTATTTCATTTGAGAAAACTCAAAAGGTAGCAGTGAATACTGTTAACTAGCAGCCTTCCTTTTATTCTTTCAGGTAAATACTAGGTacggttaacacagatagctctcgtgtatttCTGCGCGaatattaaaaccaaatataaatttaagtgACGTGATATATTTATAGTCTGAGTTTCAATAAACCAGTTggcttaaataatatttcaaacacagACTGCTAATTCAAGGAGTTTTTGCTGGTGATGACACCTGGTGGCAActgaaagaataatataaaacagaGTTCAGTTAGTGAATGCATTCGGTTCCCATGGCCTTTCGCAGCAACGAACTACTCGACTCTAAAAGCACGTATTTAttggtttgaaaataatttatgtgtcAAACTTCTCGTAAATTTTGACGAAGTATAAAGATATAACATATGTTTGTTCAACTTACTGAAGGTTGTTTATAGTATCTGTGTCCTTGATAATGTATTTAAGACGTAATTATATTCGAGTTTTTTTTATGCGAGTTTTcagataaaatcaacaaataatgtACGGATAACAAGCGAACCTCAACAGAAATTAACAATTATTATCTTCGATATTGCTTTTAACGCTATCTTTTGGTGATTATACCTTTGAAGTATTCtaataagtttaaaactaaaaagttCAGATTCAACGGTTTGGAAAATATGTAACTTTGGAAACAAGTAGTACTTTTACTGTCAagccattaaaaaatatatatatatataaacctttcGCCGATGtataatagtttaatttaaactTGTAAGGAAGTTCGTTATAATGAGAAACAACTCGTTAAATGCTTTGATATTTTCGTAAGCTTTTGGTAAACagtttatgagtttaaaaaaattatttagcagGAACCAATTAGTTCTTGAGTCTCAAAAATCGCCTTAAAATATGACTATGCATCTTGGGATTTTTGGTTCGCGATCTTTTATCACAAGCACGCaaactgtagtaaaaatattgacAAACACCTCTATTCGATAATAAAAGAACAGCTAAAGAGATGGCGGGGACTACTAAAAATTATTTGCCTTTCATATACtatatcagctcaaaattaatatGACTAAATGACAATAACCTTTGTGTTGCTTTGaacgaaattctgaaacaaaatgaaataatgattttatttaacaCCGTCTATTGagtattaatgattttatttttgtttatttcattctctttACGCAATGCCTATCATGGTCTCGTGGTTAGAGCGATCGACTTGCAACATGCGGATTACAGGCTCTAATCCCTTCACCGAACATACTCATTTTTCAGCCCTGGAGGCGTGATGAtcttacagtcaatcccaatttttttaaattataaaacagtagcccaagagttggcgatgggtaatattaactagctgccttctctctagtttatctcTTCCAAATTAGTACACATGTCCTACGagcagttttgtgcgaaattcaacaaacataataaaaactttaagaaTTTGTCCGCCGTCTTCGTATTCGTCAGTACTGAACACATCGGGATCTAATGCTCTCGCAATAGTTATACTTGCATAGCGCTATGTATGAAATGTTGAGGATACCAGGGCATCGCTATTGGTGTCTGTAAATATGACACCTCTAAATATTTCTCTGCAACAAATGCCCCTTTTGTAGTGACCTTCCATCCATTTCCATCAGAGAATTGTGAAATAAGCGATCTTCGTCTTCTGTAGCCTTAATTTCTTTTAACTATTATGTTAACTTTTGATTGTTGGGTTTGAGTTCTCCTGAGGTAAATTTCCGGTTTCCACATTTTTGGTTTTGAAAAGTTTCCATCTTAACCTATTCACATTGTTAAAAGTATGAAATAGAGTATactgaacaaagaaaaaacaaaaactttcgaTTGGTTCCAAGTTGCCACCAGGATCAAATTCGTCTTTCTCAAACAGTTGAAAGATCCTGATAATTCTGGCGTTATCGGTTTCTTCTTTATTACTGCAAACAACTTTCCTTCTCCGTTAGctccataaaacaaaacaacaacaacaaaaaacaaacaaacatagaagcCAATCAATCTACTGCATTTCTTCTTGCCActcataaaacagaaatattggaTTTTCCTCGTTCTTTGAAGGTTGCCCTCACCAGTAGCAATGCTAAGTTGTCGTTGAAGATGACTGATTGAAAATATGCCCATCACACAGATCAAAACACCAGTATCCGTAGAATGTACTTCAATGTCACAAACTTATCCATGAGAGTTCTAATTACCAATATTGAAGCTAAGTTGatcttgaaattaatttattgaaaagaTACACATCAGATGGTTGAAACTACAAATGTCCACAAAATGCACTTCAATCTCATGACCTTCTCCATGAGGGTTCCAATTACTAGTAACAAAGCTAAGTTGTCTTTGAAGACGGTTGTTTGGAAAGAAGCCCTTCAGGCAGATAAAAATACCAGTGTTCATAGAATGTAATTCAAACTCACAAATTTCTCCATGATGGTTCTAGTTACCAATATCAAAGGACAATAAGTTGTCCTTGAAGATAAACgattgaaaattacacatcaaaaGCATGTAACCACCAATGTCCACAGAATGCACTTTAATCTcacgattttttaaattttgctgaAAGAGAAATTACAGAAAAGCCTTAATagattaatgttaatttttgaaataatactGAAGCTTCTTGTCAATCATGtcgtaaatattttattaaaagaatatttGATCTTCGATTTcccatttcctttttttttccgaGAACGGTATATTCAATATTCAGTGTCTGCGACTCTAAGAGTTTGGTACATAGTGTGCCTCatgaaaataacactatgtaacacaaattttgttcctggatagtatgtgttatttcttaattgcttatgttgtaaaagtacagaaaatggtcattattcccttcaaactttgcttttgtgtcctgaataatgaaatttaga
This region includes:
- the LOC143258205 gene encoding eclosion hormone-like; the encoded protein is MNLSILHARLVTFLFLIMTSELVVTKSVGICIINCGQCKKMYGGYFLGQQCAEECISSGGQHLPDCNDPSSIGRYLHRLF